The nucleotide window CAGTTTTTTACTGGTATCTGTGCGGCAATGATAATAGAAGTCTTGTCATATTTCTGTTCAACGATATCCATTAGGGCATTTCTTGCAGGATCGTCAAAGGCTGTTAACCCAAAATCATCCAGTATCAACA belongs to Williamwhitmania taraxaci and includes:
- a CDS encoding ATP-binding protein gives rise to the protein LILDDFGLTAFDDPARNALMDIVEQKYDKTSIIIAAQIPVKNWHETIGEGTIADAILDRMVHSSHRIELTVESMRKNKMKKTQINS